One Plectropomus leopardus isolate mb unplaced genomic scaffold, YSFRI_Pleo_2.0 unplaced_scaffold28233, whole genome shotgun sequence genomic window, TTTGTTGCTTAAGTCAAACTTATTTCACATAGGATTTTATGGTTTCATTATATGTTGAAGGAGCAGGAATGCAGCTTTGCAGAATTTGATCAATCAATTTAATACATCCAGACACGGAGCATGTTCTTATTTCCGTATTTATTTTAAGCTGAAGTGGTTTGCAGCTGGCTTTGGGCCCAATACtctataaaattaaatatagtaGAAAAGATAGGCCCAAATATCACCACATATTTTCTCTCAAACCCTGTTATTGTAATTGTTAATTTTAGCATAAATTTGTCCGTGTCTTTCTGATTATGTGCTGCTGGTGgcgaaaaaaaaacagtttagaaTATTTTGTCtactctttttttgtcagcaaaaataaaaagatttcagtcatgttttttttgtgttttttaactattattttGCCATGTCTTTGCATGTTGATATTGTCACAGTTGGTGATTCATGATGTTGGTGCCATCATGTCGTCTGTCTATTATTCATGGAAAAACTGTAATTAATAACCATTAGGTcgtgttttttattaaaagaatgAACACTGCTGACAATAAATTAAGTGAGAGGAAAACGCACATTTTCTGGTTGCATTTAAAGAATAAATCTTACAGATGTGACACTCTGAGATTTAATGAAGATGTCATCTGTGACAGATTGAAGAGCCCATTGGGGTTCTTGAGGAGACCTCAGCGAACGATGTCACCGATTATACTGACTGGTCAACGTTTGATGGTGAGtcttaatatttactttttagtCGGTTAAGACATATGTGCGTTTTTAAGTGGACAAATCGTAAATTAAAGGACACACTGAGCACATAAAtactcacaaacacagaacactTACACACCgtttatgtgtctgtttttatatttgtatttagtgttgtattattgcttttttaaatgtcctgtcTTTtactgctataaaaataaactttattgttattatgattattattattattatcattttccaaaaaatattgGAGTGGTTTTatcaaaactctttttttctctttgcacaGCACAAGAACAAAGTAACATTTACCCCGGCCACTCTTACAGCACCAGCCTCAGCGCCGCGCCAAACTCTGTCTCGCCTCCAGCGCAGGACGACCTCGGAGGTCCTCGCAAAAATGGAGATCCAAACATGCAGGAGCACGCTGTGGTCAACTTTAATAACACTACAGCCTGTGACACGATCACACTACACGCAGGTAAAACCCTCTGAATCTGCTCGCTGAccgcttttaaccctttgaaaactggatcaacatcacttttcttgttacTATTTTAAATACCGTTTGTAAGCAATTGAAAATTTGTAACAGGAgtaaattgttttcatttatatcaaaagcatgtttaaaaaaaggcaatcagcgaCTTGTCATGAATGTCCaacaaatgcaagaaaatgacctaaaatgagCTTATAGACAGAGAAATAGcgaattttaaaattttatttatttaaaacattattagaATTAAAATGTCCCGATAACTATACAGAAAACgtaattattatgtttatatctaaagaaattattataaatatatatttagaaatatgtAACAGAAAGTGACTTTGGGCCATATCTCGTTAAGTTCGgccattttttgataattgtttaTTGCGttatgtttgaaagaaaattttaaatccATCCTTAAATACTCTGAAACATTCAAATCTTTTTGTCGGTCAtatttgtgtgcacatgctgAACATTTAACAGACTATGTTGACAGATTAAGAAACtaatttgttgtcattttccaGCATCGTCACCCAGAAAGATCTACGACACGCGGGACGTCGGTCACAGCTCTGTCACACAGATCGACTTTGATGATGACAAGTACCGGCGACGGCCAACGTTAAGTTGGTTTGCTCAGATTATCAAGTTAGTGTTTTAATCTGCTGTCGACCCAGAGCTCTCTTTTATTGTCTCAAagaaaaaatcaccacaaatgtcatttttattaatttttaaaaaatcttttttcagaAATCGTACAGGTGGAAAGCGGACGTCTCTGTCCTGGAAGCAGCGCGTCTTCATGCTTCTTCTGGTTGGAGTTTTGGGATTCTTTACGTTGATAATCATCATGGCTAAACTTGGGCGTGCGTCCGCCGGCTCAGACCCAAATTTAGATCCTCTTCTTAACCCCAACATCCGTGTGGGGAAAAACTGATAACAAGCATTGATTCCTTTTCTTCCTTCTGTGTTACACAATTTAAGCCCGTGTAGAACGAGCCGAAACGGGACTTTTAATACGCGGTGAGCCCGACAGAGGGCGCCGTTTACAAGGCTTTgagtggaggagagaaagagacgctGCACCTCTGTAGAGTGGAGGTCATCTCAGGCGGTAGGAACATGCCCGGGCCCCTTCAGACCATAAAACACATCTCACAGCATTCAGACACTTTCCAAAGGTGACCACGGCCCGGTGCATGCAGACGAAGGATCCGGTTATTTAAAGATGAAGAgggtaaatatttatatttacaattccAGCTAACATTTATCAGTGATCTTTGTacgttaattttttttaaaagttcagtAGGATCCAAATAAACACCGCTGATGTTGAAACAACATCTTTAGCTGGCAGAAACGTAAAATAACGTCGTCATGGTTACAAACTGATTCCGCTCGCTGGTTTGATTCCCACACTTAATTAACACATAACTATTTATGGGTGTCTGCATTACTTCTGAAATTGAGTGCTTTTAGATTTGCAATACATAACTGTATGTacattttcttgatgtttttttttttgactgtctaTTAAATGGGAATACTGCAGAACTTTGTTATTATAATGGTTTTTAACGTCCATGAATCGATAAATCTGCTGCTGTGTATCAACTAAATATAGGGACTGTGCGATCATGACAAAGCTGAAACGTCTTAAATTTAGTGTCAAAAATCtgccta contains:
- the LOC121938027 gene encoding zinc finger protein-like 1, with product MKCHISGLLGVQRFFPSTDVFHWSCLNNLASRLPLHTAPAGYQCPTCQGPVFPPSNLASPIADVLKEQLSSVNWARAGLGLPLIEEPIGVLEETSANDVTDYTDWSTFDAQEQSNIYPGHSYSTSLSAAPNSVSPPAQDDLGGPRKNGDPNMQEHAVVNFNNTTACDTITLHAASSPRKIYDTRDVGHSSVTQIDFDDDKYRRRPTLSWFAQIIKNRTGGKRTSLSWKQRVFMLLLVGVLGFFTLIIIMAKLGRASAGSDPNLDPLLNPNIRVGKN